In Ruminococcaceae bacterium BL-4, one DNA window encodes the following:
- the frlD gene encoding Fructosamine kinase FrlD: MIRTIGIGDNVCDKYRHLSKMFPGGQALNFSVYCRMEKQQSAYLGVFGNDAAAAHVKHVLDLLGVDRSHCREYPEENGFAMVDLKNGDRVFITSNKGGALRNHPLVLSQEDLQYLNEFDVMHTSNNSYILEELPKLQKLNGILSYDFSGSWKDEEQTQKICPYLDAAFLSCSSLSKEEVQDLQMKMHGWGCKLITVTRGEKGAILYDGNRFYENIPHLVKAVDTLGAGDSFATGVLLVYGESRKEGLLQKDSEAYRGMIKQAMEKGAELSAKTCMTYGAFGYGTKMVP; encoded by the coding sequence ATGATTAGAACAATTGGAATCGGAGATAATGTCTGTGATAAATACCGGCACTTGTCGAAAATGTTTCCAGGAGGGCAGGCACTCAACTTTTCTGTTTACTGTCGAATGGAGAAACAGCAAAGTGCTTATCTGGGCGTTTTCGGGAACGATGCGGCAGCTGCGCATGTAAAACATGTTTTAGATTTGTTGGGGGTAGATCGCTCTCATTGCAGAGAATATCCGGAAGAAAATGGTTTTGCAATGGTTGATCTAAAAAATGGAGATCGGGTTTTTATCACAAGCAATAAAGGCGGTGCTTTAAGAAATCACCCGTTGGTACTCTCTCAGGAAGACCTTCAGTATCTCAATGAATTTGATGTTATGCACACCAGCAATAACAGTTATATTCTTGAAGAGCTGCCCAAATTGCAGAAGCTGAATGGGATTTTATCTTATGATTTTTCCGGTTCGTGGAAAGATGAGGAACAGACTCAAAAAATTTGTCCTTATCTGGATGCGGCATTTCTTTCTTGTTCTTCCTTATCAAAAGAAGAAGTGCAAGACCTGCAAATGAAGATGCATGGTTGGGGCTGTAAATTGATTACTGTGACCCGTGGGGAGAAAGGTGCCATCCTTTATGATGGAAACCGCTTTTATGAAAACATTCCGCATTTAGTGAAAGCAGTTGATACCCTTGGCGCCGGCGATTCTTTTGCAACGGGAGTCCTTCTGGTTTATGGGGAAAGCAGAAAAGAAGGGCTTTTGCAGAAAGATTCAGAAGCTTATCGTGGAATGATAAAACAGGCAATGGAAAAAGGTGCAGAGCTGTCTGCAAAAACATGTATGACCTATGGTGCTTTCGGATATGGAACAAAAATGGTTCCGTAA
- the dppB gene encoding dipeptide transporter; membrane component of ABC superfamily (Evidence 2a : Function from experimental evidences in other organisms; PubMedId : 7536291; Product type t : transporter) yields the protein MKSFILRRIGTAIIMLFAVMTIVFILVHMMPGDPVLQMLGTDTNPDPVAVESLRSQLGLDKPILQQYGTWILGALQGNLGQSYSEKIPVMASIGTRLPRTLELAFVAMILACIIGLPLGVLSAQKRGKISDLVMTTGASLGTSIPVYVLGYLFIIVFSLDVFHFGFAMPSSGYTDISKNAGAHFLRLILPALTLALGIAASIMRMARSSVLEALSSESVRALRAKGLKEHVVISRHVVRNAFIPVITEIGLQMGNLIGGTVLCENVFNWPGLSTLLVKSINARDYPLIEGCVLVMSAIFILTNALVDILYGLLDPRVR from the coding sequence GTGAAAAGCTTTATTCTTAGACGAATTGGAACGGCAATTATCATGCTTTTTGCAGTCATGACAATTGTATTTATCCTGGTACATATGATGCCAGGTGATCCGGTCTTGCAGATGCTTGGAACTGATACGAACCCAGATCCTGTTGCAGTAGAGTCGTTACGTTCTCAGTTAGGACTCGATAAGCCAATTTTGCAGCAGTATGGAACCTGGATCCTTGGAGCGTTACAGGGAAACCTCGGACAATCCTACAGCGAAAAGATTCCGGTTATGGCTTCTATTGGAACCCGGCTTCCCCGTACGTTGGAACTTGCATTTGTTGCAATGATTTTAGCTTGTATCATCGGCTTGCCGCTGGGCGTACTTTCCGCCCAAAAGAGAGGTAAGATTTCAGATTTGGTTATGACGACCGGCGCTTCTCTGGGAACTTCTATTCCGGTTTATGTTCTTGGTTATCTATTTATTATTGTTTTTAGTTTGGATGTTTTTCATTTTGGTTTTGCAATGCCCTCAAGTGGATATACGGATATTTCAAAAAATGCAGGAGCACATTTTTTAAGATTGATCTTGCCGGCTCTTACGCTGGCGCTGGGAATTGCAGCCTCGATTATGCGAATGGCGCGCTCTTCTGTTTTGGAAGCTTTATCGAGTGAATCTGTAAGAGCACTTCGTGCAAAAGGATTAAAGGAGCACGTCGTTATTTCTCGTCATGTTGTGAGAAATGCTTTTATTCCGGTTATCACAGAAATCGGATTACAGATGGGGAACCTGATCGGCGGAACAGTCCTCTGCGAAAATGTATTCAACTGGCCGGGATTATCGACCTTGTTGGTCAAATCGATCAATGCACGTGATTATCCGCTGATTGAGGGTTGTGTACTGGTGATGTCGGCAATCTTTATTCTGACGAATGCTCTTGTGGATATCCTCTATGGATTGTTAGATCCGAGAGTACGGTAA
- the appF gene encoding oligopeptide ABC transporter (ATP-binding protein) (Evidence 2a : Function from experimental evidences in other organisms; PubMedId : 7997159, 25755103, 26728191, 22720735; Product type t : transporter): MSEDLLKVCHVNKTFPIKGGMFSKSKGVVHAVDDVSFTIHKGETFGLVGESGCGKSTLSRTILQLIPADSGEVIFDGKDLRKLSKNDLRKERQYMRMIFQKPFDSLNPRQTVRDIIGTPIRIHERCSAEEREKQILQLMERVGLPSAYIDRYPHEFSGGQRQRIGIARALAMQPKLIVCDEPVSALDVSIQAQILNLLKTLQKEDKLTYLFISHNLSVVNHMSDRIAVMYLGSIMEMAGATELYHNPLHPYTQALLSAIPDPSVPDKPNRIILEGDIPSPINVPQGCRFCTRCWKATDRCSKERPPFYHLKDGHAVACFLYEKEGDVQ; this comes from the coding sequence TTGAGTGAGGATTTATTAAAAGTATGTCATGTCAACAAAACCTTTCCAATCAAGGGCGGAATGTTTTCCAAATCTAAAGGCGTTGTACATGCAGTTGACGATGTATCCTTTACGATCCACAAAGGAGAAACTTTTGGACTCGTTGGCGAATCTGGTTGCGGAAAAAGCACGCTTTCCCGCACAATTCTTCAGCTGATCCCGGCAGACAGCGGCGAAGTGATCTTTGACGGAAAGGATTTGAGAAAACTTTCTAAAAATGATCTTCGTAAAGAGCGTCAGTACATGAGAATGATTTTTCAAAAACCATTCGATTCTTTAAATCCCCGGCAGACAGTGCGGGATATTATAGGAACACCAATTCGGATTCATGAAAGATGCAGTGCAGAAGAAAGAGAAAAACAAATTCTGCAGTTGATGGAAAGAGTTGGACTGCCGTCAGCCTATATTGATCGGTATCCCCATGAATTTTCCGGTGGACAAAGACAGCGTATTGGAATTGCTCGTGCGCTGGCGATGCAGCCCAAGCTGATCGTTTGTGATGAACCGGTATCGGCGTTGGATGTTTCAATTCAGGCACAGATTTTGAATCTCTTGAAAACGCTACAAAAAGAAGATAAATTAACTTATCTTTTTATTTCTCATAATCTTTCAGTTGTCAACCATATGTCCGACCGGATTGCGGTCATGTATCTTGGTTCTATTATGGAAATGGCAGGGGCAACGGAACTTTATCATAACCCGTTGCATCCCTATACGCAGGCACTCCTTTCTGCGATTCCGGATCCTTCCGTGCCGGATAAGCCGAATCGGATTATTCTAGAGGGAGATATTCCAAGCCCAATCAATGTGCCCCAAGGCTGCCGCTTCTGTACGCGCTGTTGGAAAGCAACGGATCGCTGCAGCAAAGAGCGTCCTCCCTTTTATCATTTAAAAGACGGACATGCAGTTGCCTGCTTTTTATATGAAAAGGAGGGAGATGTACAGTGA
- the appD gene encoding oligopeptide ABC transporter (ATP-binding protein) (Evidence 2a : Function from experimental evidences in other organisms; PubMedId : 7997159, 25755103, 26728191; Product type t : transporter) yields MEKELLQVKDLQMVFENKKRSFTAVDNLSFSIQRGKTLGIVGESGSGKTMTSLSVMGLLPNQGRVSAGEIIFEGKDLRKCSEAEMNKIRGSEMSMIFQDSMMSLDQVYTVGYQISEAILAHEKVSRQEAKDRALSLIGAVGIPHPDRVYDSYPFELSGGMCQRIMIAIALSCNPKLLFADEPTTALDVTVQAQILDLLKDMQKKYEMGIVLITHDLGVVSEIADNVIVLYAGQSMEIGSTEVIMHNPSHPYTSGLMKAIPKVGEKKDMLYSIDGMVPDIRHMPKGCRFCTRCPLADDRCREEQPQMREIEPGHFARCHKAVPQAKGGC; encoded by the coding sequence TTGGAGAAAGAGTTATTGCAGGTAAAGGACTTGCAGATGGTATTTGAAAATAAAAAAAGGTCCTTTACAGCAGTAGACAATCTGAGCTTTTCTATACAACGTGGTAAAACGCTTGGAATTGTAGGAGAAAGCGGCAGTGGAAAAACGATGACTTCCCTTTCTGTAATGGGATTATTGCCTAACCAGGGAAGAGTCAGCGCAGGAGAGATCATTTTTGAGGGAAAAGATCTTAGAAAATGCTCGGAAGCCGAAATGAATAAAATCCGCGGTTCCGAAATGTCCATGATTTTTCAGGATTCCATGATGAGTCTTGATCAGGTATATACAGTGGGATACCAAATTTCTGAAGCAATTTTGGCACATGAAAAAGTGAGCCGGCAGGAAGCGAAAGATAGAGCCCTCTCATTGATCGGAGCGGTCGGAATTCCACACCCGGATCGAGTTTATGATTCCTATCCATTTGAACTTTCCGGAGGCATGTGCCAGCGGATTATGATTGCAATTGCACTCAGCTGTAATCCAAAACTCCTTTTTGCAGATGAACCTACTACTGCACTCGATGTTACTGTACAGGCACAGATTTTGGATTTGCTCAAAGATATGCAAAAAAAATATGAGATGGGGATTGTACTGATTACACATGATTTAGGTGTTGTTTCAGAAATTGCAGATAACGTGATTGTGCTTTATGCCGGTCAATCCATGGAGATCGGTTCTACAGAAGTCATTATGCATAACCCCAGTCACCCTTATACTTCCGGCCTTATGAAGGCAATTCCAAAGGTCGGGGAAAAGAAGGATATGCTTTACAGTATCGACGGAATGGTACCGGATATTCGACATATGCCCAAAGGCTGCCGCTTTTGTACCAGATGCCCATTGGCAGATGATCGGTGCAGAGAGGAACAGCCTCAAATGCGGGAGATCGAACCCGGACATTTTGCACGGTGCCATAAAGCGGTTCCGCAGGCGAAAGGTGGGTGTTAA
- a CDS encoding GntR family transcriptional regulator yields the protein MELNYESIVPLYEQIMESIKQEMHSGNLAPHQKLPTEDELSTQYGVSRITIRRAIAELVKQGLVEKKQGKGTFVAAPKLRKAFNRPGMSFTEICAANGMKASAKILFSGVEIPQNEQVVKWLGLKPGVQAVRILRLRYADGRPLVIEDNYFSMEYAYLLAVDLEHNSLYHYLREKKGIEIIPGEVILRLVRADSKTAKLLEVSRGTPMLQIDSCTRKGDGDVLHTCHQVGYGEDFDFIVR from the coding sequence ATGGAATTAAATTATGAAAGCATTGTGCCGCTGTATGAACAGATCATGGAGAGCATCAAGCAGGAAATGCATAGTGGAAATTTGGCTCCGCATCAAAAACTGCCAACAGAAGATGAGCTGAGTACGCAGTATGGTGTAAGCCGAATTACGATCAGAAGAGCAATCGCAGAGTTGGTTAAGCAGGGCCTTGTTGAAAAAAAGCAGGGTAAAGGGACTTTTGTTGCTGCGCCAAAATTACGAAAAGCATTTAACCGCCCTGGAATGAGCTTTACAGAAATTTGTGCTGCAAACGGGATGAAAGCGAGTGCGAAGATTCTCTTTTCCGGAGTGGAAATTCCTCAAAATGAACAGGTAGTCAAATGGTTAGGGCTGAAACCGGGGGTTCAGGCAGTCAGAATTTTGCGCCTTCGCTATGCAGATGGTCGCCCGCTGGTGATTGAGGATAATTATTTTTCTATGGAATATGCTTATTTGCTGGCGGTTGACCTAGAGCATAATTCTCTGTATCACTATCTTCGTGAGAAAAAAGGGATTGAAATTATTCCAGGTGAAGTGATTCTTCGTTTAGTCCGCGCCGATTCTAAAACGGCAAAATTGTTGGAAGTAAGCCGTGGAACCCCGATGCTCCAGATTGACAGCTGTACTCGAAAGGGAGATGGGGATGTTTTGCATACCTGTCATCAGGTAGGGTACGGTGAAGATTTCGATTTTATTGTGCGCTGA